From the genome of Streptomyces sp. NBC_01116, one region includes:
- a CDS encoding methylmalonyl-CoA mutase, translating into MDADAIEEGRLRWQARYDKARKRDADFTTLSGDPVEPAYGPRPGDTYEGFERIGWPGEYPFTRGLHPTGYRGRTWTIRQFAGFGNAQQTNERYKMILAAGGGGLSVAFDMPTLMGRDSDDPRSLGEVGHCGVAIDSAADMEVLFGDIPLGDVTTSMTISGPAVPVFCMYLVAAERQGVDPGVLNGTLQTDIFKEYIAQKEWLFQPEPHLRLIGDLMEHCARDIPAYKPLSVSGYHIREAGATAAQELAYTLADGFGYVELGLSRGLDVDTFAPGLSFFFDAHLDFFEEIAKFRAARRIWARWMKETYGAKTDKAQWLRFHTQTAGVSLTAQQPYNNVVRTAVEALSAVLGGTNSLHTNALDETLALPSEQAAEIALRTQQVLMEETGVANVADPLGGSWYVEQLTDRIEAEAEKIFDQIKERGTRAHPDGQHPIGPMTSGILRGIEDGWFTGEIAESAFQYQRALEKGDKRVVGVNVHHGSVTGDLEILRVSHEVERDQVSQLADRKSHRDDAKVTAALDAMLASARDGSNMIAPMLDAVRAEATLGEICGVLREEWGTYTEPPGF; encoded by the coding sequence ATGGACGCTGACGCGATCGAGGAAGGCCGCCTCCGCTGGCAGGCCCGTTACGACAAGGCCCGCAAGCGTGACGCGGACTTCACCACGCTCTCCGGGGACCCGGTCGAGCCCGCGTACGGGCCGCGCCCCGGTGACACGTACGAGGGATTCGAGCGGATCGGCTGGCCGGGGGAGTACCCCTTCACCCGCGGGCTGCACCCCACCGGCTACCGGGGCCGCACCTGGACGATCCGCCAGTTCGCCGGCTTCGGCAACGCCCAGCAGACCAACGAGCGCTACAAGATGATCCTCGCGGCGGGCGGCGGCGGCCTCAGCGTCGCCTTCGACATGCCGACGCTGATGGGCCGGGACTCCGACGACCCGCGCTCGCTCGGCGAGGTCGGCCACTGCGGGGTCGCCATCGACTCCGCCGCCGACATGGAGGTCCTCTTCGGGGACATCCCCCTCGGCGACGTCACCACCTCGATGACGATCAGCGGCCCGGCCGTGCCCGTCTTCTGCATGTACCTGGTCGCCGCCGAGCGCCAGGGCGTCGATCCGGGCGTCCTCAACGGCACGCTCCAGACCGACATCTTCAAGGAGTACATCGCGCAGAAGGAGTGGCTCTTCCAGCCCGAGCCCCACCTGCGCCTCATCGGCGACCTGATGGAGCACTGCGCCCGCGACATCCCCGCCTACAAGCCGCTCTCCGTCTCCGGCTACCACATCCGCGAGGCCGGGGCGACGGCCGCGCAGGAGCTGGCGTACACCCTCGCGGACGGCTTCGGCTACGTGGAGCTGGGCCTCTCGCGCGGCCTGGACGTCGACACCTTCGCGCCCGGACTCTCCTTCTTCTTCGACGCGCACCTGGACTTCTTCGAGGAGATCGCCAAGTTCCGCGCCGCCCGCCGCATCTGGGCCCGCTGGATGAAGGAGACGTACGGCGCCAAGACCGACAAGGCGCAGTGGCTCCGCTTCCACACCCAGACCGCCGGCGTCTCGCTCACCGCGCAGCAGCCGTACAACAACGTGGTGCGCACCGCCGTCGAGGCGCTCTCCGCCGTGCTCGGCGGCACCAACTCGCTCCACACCAACGCCCTCGACGAGACCCTCGCGCTCCCCTCCGAGCAGGCCGCCGAGATCGCCCTGCGCACCCAGCAGGTGCTGATGGAGGAGACCGGCGTCGCCAATGTGGCCGACCCGCTGGGCGGTTCCTGGTACGTCGAGCAGCTCACCGACCGGATCGAGGCCGAGGCCGAGAAGATCTTCGACCAGATCAAGGAGCGCGGCACCCGGGCCCACCCCGACGGGCAGCACCCCATCGGGCCGATGACCTCCGGCATCCTGCGCGGCATCGAGGACGGCTGGTTCACCGGCGAGATCGCCGAGTCCGCGTTCCAGTACCAGCGGGCCCTGGAGAAGGGCGACAAGCGGGTCGTCGGCGTCAACGTCCACCACGGCTCGGTCACCGGCGACCTGGAGATCCTCCGGGTCAGCCACGAGGTCGAGCGCGACCAGGTCAGCCAGCTCGCCGACCGCAAGTCCCACCGCGACGACGCCAAGGTGACCGCCGCCCTCGACGCGATGCTCGCCTCCGCCCGCGACGGCTCGAACATGATCGCGCCGATGCTGGACGCGGTACGGGCCGAGGCCACGCTCGGCGAGATCTGCGGGGTGCTCCGCGAGGAGTGGGGCACCTACACGGAGCCGCCGGGCTTCTGA
- a CDS encoding MarR family winged helix-turn-helix transcriptional regulator → MPKPLSLPFDPIARADELWQQRWGPVPSMGAITSIMRAQQILLAEVDAVVKPYGLTFARYEALVLLAFSKAGELPMSKIGERLMVHPTSVTNTVDRLVRSGLVDKRPNPNDGRGTLASITDKGRDVVEAATRDLVAIDFGLGVYDSEECAEIFAMLRPLRVAAQDFEEK, encoded by the coding sequence GTGCCGAAGCCGCTCAGTCTTCCCTTCGATCCCATCGCCCGCGCCGACGAGCTCTGGCAGCAGCGCTGGGGACCCGTGCCCTCGATGGGGGCGATCACCTCGATCATGCGGGCCCAGCAGATCCTGCTCGCCGAGGTCGACGCCGTCGTCAAGCCGTACGGGCTGACCTTCGCCCGGTACGAGGCGCTGGTGCTGCTCGCCTTCTCCAAGGCCGGAGAGCTGCCGATGTCCAAGATCGGGGAGCGGCTGATGGTGCACCCCACCTCGGTCACCAACACCGTGGACCGGCTGGTCAGGTCCGGTCTCGTCGACAAGCGGCCGAATCCCAACGACGGCCGGGGGACGCTGGCGTCCATCACCGACAAGGGCCGCGACGTCGTCGAGGCGGCCACCCGGGACCTGGTCGCGATCGACTTCGGGCTCGGGGTGTACGACTCCGAGGAGTGCGCCGAGATCTTCGCCATGCTGCGTCCGCTGCGGGTGGCGGCCCAGGACTTCGAGGAGAAGTGA
- a CDS encoding glycoside hydrolase family 6 protein, protein MSGRRIVPRALPRTLPVLAALTLATVLTAGCSTPEPRVTGTADAADELVRGEPAPSAASPYWVDPNSDAARQVRTWEKEGREAEAKILRRISDRPVADWPAWDDPAPGIRAAAKSAARTKKTLLLVAYNIPHRDCGLYSAGGAKDADAYRSWIGEFAAAIGDAPTTVILEPDALPHITDGCTPAEHHAERYQLLSEAVDTLGALPKTQVYLDAGNPDWIDEPAKMAQPLRQAGIDRADGFSLNVSNFQSNESVKTYAGRLSDAVGGSHFVIDTSRNGNGPLSGGREEAWCNPPGRGLGAPPTTDTGDDRLDAYLWIKRPGDSDGTCRGGPPAGDWWPEYALGLARRAAS, encoded by the coding sequence ATGTCCGGCCGCAGAATCGTCCCCCGCGCTCTCCCCCGTACCCTCCCGGTCCTGGCCGCCCTCACCCTGGCGACCGTGCTCACCGCGGGCTGCTCGACGCCGGAACCGCGTGTCACCGGGACCGCCGATGCGGCGGACGAGCTCGTCCGGGGAGAGCCCGCCCCGAGCGCGGCCTCCCCGTACTGGGTCGACCCGAACAGCGACGCGGCCCGCCAGGTGCGCACCTGGGAGAAGGAGGGGCGCGAGGCGGAGGCGAAGATCCTGCGGCGGATCTCCGACCGGCCGGTGGCCGACTGGCCCGCGTGGGACGACCCGGCCCCGGGCATCCGGGCCGCCGCGAAGTCCGCCGCCCGCACGAAGAAGACCCTCCTGCTGGTGGCGTACAACATCCCGCACCGCGACTGCGGGCTCTACTCCGCGGGCGGCGCGAAGGACGCGGACGCCTACCGCTCCTGGATCGGGGAGTTCGCGGCGGCCATCGGGGACGCCCCCACGACCGTGATCCTGGAGCCGGACGCCCTCCCCCACATCACCGACGGCTGCACCCCGGCCGAGCACCACGCCGAGCGCTACCAGCTCCTCTCCGAGGCGGTGGACACGCTGGGGGCCCTGCCGAAGACCCAGGTCTACCTGGACGCGGGCAACCCGGACTGGATCGACGAGCCGGCCAAGATGGCACAGCCGCTGCGGCAGGCCGGCATCGACCGGGCCGACGGCTTCTCGCTGAACGTCTCCAACTTCCAGTCGAACGAGAGCGTGAAGACGTACGCCGGCCGGCTCTCCGACGCCGTGGGCGGCTCGCACTTCGTGATCGACACCAGCCGCAACGGCAACGGCCCCCTGTCCGGGGGCCGTGAGGAGGCCTGGTGCAATCCGCCGGGCCGGGGGCTCGGCGCTCCGCCGACCACCGACACCGGCGACGACCGGCTCGACGCCTATCTGTGGATCAAGCGGCCGGGCGACTCCGACGGCACCTGCCGGGGCGGCCCGCCGGCCGGCGACTGGTGGCCGGAGTACGCGCTCGGCCTGGCGAGGCGCGCCGCCTCCTGA
- a CDS encoding DUF5937 family protein: MPFQLHFGESDLLRCRFALSPLFETQEAVRTLRRTGRHGYHLPWLRRIREASGALDLEPLWLLMPAVGHNPDFICPPPIGPLATFEEEIAAVRAVDPEVARADMALALADRHGGSASPVGRRLLADPARAVRELADLLEQAWQALIEPYWPRLRALLEADITYHSRRLADSGLEQLLGELSPRLSWNGSTLTVAGTQGDHERVLGGQGLVLMPSVFVWPEVVGGHEEPWRPGLIYPARGIGGLWSESGDRTPETLARLLGRVRADVLCALDEPAGTSALAHRLGLAPSSVSDHLSVLRGAGLLTSRRYGHQVLYERTPLGIALAASV, translated from the coding sequence ATGCCGTTCCAGCTGCACTTCGGTGAGAGCGATCTGCTGCGCTGCCGGTTCGCGCTGTCACCGCTGTTCGAGACCCAGGAAGCGGTGCGCACCCTGCGCCGCACCGGCCGCCACGGCTACCACCTGCCGTGGCTCCGCCGGATCCGGGAGGCGTCCGGGGCGCTGGACCTGGAGCCGCTGTGGCTGCTGATGCCGGCCGTCGGCCACAACCCGGACTTCATCTGCCCGCCGCCGATCGGGCCGCTGGCCACCTTCGAGGAGGAGATCGCGGCGGTGCGGGCGGTCGATCCGGAGGTGGCGCGGGCCGACATGGCACTGGCCCTGGCGGACCGGCACGGAGGGAGCGCGTCGCCGGTCGGGCGCCGGCTGCTGGCCGACCCGGCGCGGGCCGTACGCGAGCTGGCCGACCTGCTGGAGCAGGCCTGGCAGGCACTCATCGAGCCGTACTGGCCCCGGCTGCGGGCGCTGCTGGAGGCGGACATCACCTACCACTCGCGGCGGCTCGCGGACAGCGGGCTCGAACAGCTCCTGGGTGAGCTGAGCCCCCGGCTGAGCTGGAACGGCTCGACGCTCACGGTGGCCGGGACCCAGGGCGACCACGAGCGGGTGCTCGGCGGGCAGGGGCTGGTGCTGATGCCGAGCGTCTTCGTCTGGCCCGAGGTGGTGGGCGGCCACGAGGAGCCGTGGCGGCCCGGGCTGATCTACCCGGCGCGCGGCATCGGCGGGCTGTGGAGCGAGTCCGGCGACCGGACCCCCGAGACCCTCGCCCGGCTGCTCGGCCGGGTCCGGGCCGACGTGCTGTGCGCCCTGGACGAACCGGCCGGGACGAGCGCGCTGGCGCACCGGCTGGGCCTCGCCCCCTCGTCCGTGTCGGACCATCTGTCCGTGCTGCGCGGGGCGGGACTGCTGACCTCGCGGCGCTACGGACACCAGGTGCTGTACGAGCGCACGCCGCTGGGCATCGCGCTGGCCGCCTCCGTCTGA
- a CDS encoding MFS transporter: MPTDSPAPADTPRTPPAPAGPVPAPPPERAAHRDPGPGPTLRESAAPGPDVPAPAAPRGYRAVFAVTEFRAVFAAHLLSLLGVVVSELALTVLVYDLTGSPLLSALTFALGLLPYLIGGTLFAGVADRYPARRVLVVCDLLCAACVAVMLVPATPVAGLLALRCLVAAVAPVFTGTRMAALTDILGEGDLYVLGRSLLRIVSQSAMLIGFGAGGVLLTVLSPRGAITVTVVTFLCSAALLRFGTRDRPARAVTGDGGGTLLKESLSGARLVLGDRRIRALMLLFWLPAMFVVAPEALAAPYADAIGAPPAALGLLLCAMAVGHIGAELFVGSALSPRNRSRIVLPVAAAGLLPLLVYVVRPGLPLALAALALAGAGAAYVIGLDQWFVDAVPQELRGRAMTLLTAGLMTVQGLGMALAGLAAEFFPVHQVVAGSGIIGTVLTLLLVAEVRRTAPGRMSDTEGRDGADRHVTSR; encoded by the coding sequence ATGCCGACCGACAGCCCCGCCCCGGCGGACACACCCCGTACCCCGCCCGCCCCGGCGGGGCCGGTCCCGGCTCCGCCCCCGGAGCGTGCCGCCCACCGTGACCCGGGCCCCGGGCCCACGCTCCGGGAGTCCGCCGCCCCCGGCCCCGACGTCCCGGCCCCCGCCGCCCCGCGCGGCTACCGGGCCGTCTTCGCCGTCACCGAGTTCCGGGCCGTCTTCGCCGCGCACCTGCTCTCGCTGCTCGGCGTCGTGGTCAGCGAACTGGCGCTCACCGTGCTCGTCTACGACCTCACCGGTTCCCCGCTGCTCAGCGCGCTGACGTTCGCGCTGGGGCTGCTCCCGTACCTGATCGGCGGGACGCTGTTCGCCGGGGTCGCCGACCGCTACCCGGCCCGCCGCGTCCTGGTCGTCTGCGACCTGCTCTGCGCGGCCTGCGTCGCCGTGATGCTGGTGCCCGCCACCCCGGTCGCCGGACTCCTCGCCCTGCGCTGCCTGGTCGCCGCCGTCGCGCCCGTCTTCACCGGCACCCGGATGGCGGCGCTCACCGACATCCTCGGCGAGGGCGACCTCTACGTGCTGGGCCGCTCCTTGCTGCGGATCGTCTCGCAGAGCGCGATGCTCATCGGCTTCGGCGCCGGAGGGGTGCTGCTCACCGTGCTGTCCCCGCGCGGCGCGATCACCGTCACCGTGGTGACCTTCCTGTGCTCGGCCGCCCTCCTCCGCTTCGGGACCCGCGACCGCCCGGCCCGCGCCGTCACGGGCGACGGCGGCGGGACCCTCCTCAAGGAGTCGCTCTCCGGGGCCCGCCTGGTGCTGGGCGACCGCCGCATCCGGGCGCTGATGCTGCTGTTCTGGCTGCCCGCGATGTTCGTGGTGGCCCCGGAGGCGCTCGCCGCCCCGTACGCCGACGCGATCGGCGCCCCGCCCGCCGCGCTCGGGCTGCTGCTCTGCGCGATGGCCGTCGGGCACATCGGGGCCGAGCTGTTCGTGGGCTCCGCGCTCAGCCCCCGTAACCGCTCCCGGATCGTCCTGCCGGTCGCCGCCGCCGGCCTGCTCCCGCTCCTCGTGTACGTGGTCCGCCCCGGGCTGCCGCTGGCCCTGGCCGCCCTCGCCCTCGCCGGTGCGGGCGCGGCCTATGTGATCGGGCTCGACCAGTGGTTCGTCGACGCCGTGCCCCAGGAACTGCGCGGCCGGGCCATGACGCTGCTCACCGCCGGGCTGATGACCGTCCAGGGCCTCGGGATGGCGCTGGCGGGGCTCGCGGCCGAGTTCTTCCCCGTGCACCAGGTGGTCGCCGGATCCGGAATCATCGGTACCGTCCTTACGCTCCTGCTCGTCGCCGAGGTCCGCAGGACAGCCCCCGGACGGATGTCCGATACCGAAGGACGAGACGGGGCTGACCGGCATGTGACCAGTCGGTAA
- a CDS encoding DUF3817 domain-containing protein has product MKQNVLTRYRVMAYVTAIWLLVFTVAIIAKYGFETGDTMLISQIHGVLFIVYVVFAFDLGSKAKWPFGKLLWVLAAGCIPFASFFVEPKVSREARALVTDPAPVTAKA; this is encoded by the coding sequence ATGAAACAGAACGTGCTCACCCGCTACCGGGTGATGGCCTACGTCACCGCCATCTGGCTGCTCGTCTTCACCGTGGCGATCATCGCGAAGTACGGCTTCGAGACCGGCGACACCATGCTGATCTCGCAGATCCACGGCGTGCTGTTCATCGTCTACGTCGTCTTCGCGTTCGATCTCGGCTCCAAGGCGAAGTGGCCCTTCGGCAAGCTCCTGTGGGTGCTGGCCGCGGGCTGCATCCCCTTCGCCTCGTTCTTCGTCGAGCCGAAGGTCAGCCGCGAGGCCCGCGCCCTGGTCACCGACCCCGCACCGGTCACCGCCAAGGCCTGA